The following are from one region of the Sandaracinus amylolyticus genome:
- a CDS encoding ADP-ribosyltransferase domain-containing protein, whose product MSDENDPLRLRELFEGGGEPWQPLLAPTLAALRDAPDFIGPARAKTVVPVRELTFQALKPNPPERWNVVVFGQNPYPRVESATGIAMFDNAFGDWSDARFGKVTSIRCIVKAACMWKHGVDKSTSTDAIRRLLKQHEVVAPPEWFGAMLAQGVLLLNASLTASTDDSLTTAQHTAFWKPVVERVIEAILTAKRSAPASHRGVVFAWWGNHAKALRKVVDKVHARMPDVPVRHIEHPNPAAMGDAFCNGNHFGDVNDALRELGMAEVDWLPKQGFSAGTESARMGEFIDRTMELHKLYLDRLQSVGDERAAVLAPITGIFDLPRPDFAAVLETLAPIDRGMAHWGKKARELAAKKAGSVPLDVEEIAAVVLYTLETALYKKLNAALRDPDRRAADLYRAYLRLLLSGLSKLPASDAVLYRGVAKDLRSEYPRGGTITWWGVSSCTSKLAVARGFLGASGRRTLFEVHTRSAVSIRDLSAFTGEEELVLAPGTSLLVRDVRSESSGLTTVVLEESTQPRLVA is encoded by the coding sequence ATGTCGGACGAGAACGATCCGCTTCGGTTGCGAGAGCTCTTCGAGGGTGGGGGCGAGCCGTGGCAGCCATTGCTCGCGCCCACGCTCGCGGCGCTGCGCGATGCGCCCGACTTCATCGGGCCCGCGCGCGCCAAGACGGTGGTGCCGGTTCGCGAGCTCACGTTCCAGGCGCTCAAGCCGAACCCACCGGAGCGCTGGAACGTCGTGGTGTTCGGGCAGAACCCGTATCCGCGGGTCGAGTCGGCGACCGGCATCGCGATGTTCGACAACGCGTTCGGCGATTGGAGCGACGCGCGCTTCGGCAAGGTCACGTCGATCCGCTGCATCGTGAAGGCCGCGTGCATGTGGAAGCACGGGGTCGACAAGTCGACGTCGACCGATGCGATCCGCCGCCTCTTGAAGCAGCACGAGGTGGTCGCGCCGCCCGAGTGGTTCGGCGCGATGCTCGCGCAGGGCGTGCTGCTGCTGAACGCGTCGCTCACCGCGTCGACCGACGACTCGCTCACCACCGCGCAGCACACCGCGTTCTGGAAGCCGGTCGTCGAGCGCGTGATCGAGGCGATCCTCACCGCGAAGCGCAGCGCGCCCGCTTCGCATCGCGGCGTGGTGTTCGCGTGGTGGGGCAACCACGCGAAGGCGCTGCGCAAGGTCGTCGACAAGGTGCACGCGCGGATGCCCGACGTGCCGGTGCGTCACATCGAGCACCCGAACCCCGCCGCGATGGGCGATGCGTTCTGCAACGGCAATCACTTCGGCGACGTGAACGACGCGCTGCGCGAGCTCGGCATGGCCGAGGTCGACTGGCTGCCCAAGCAGGGCTTCAGCGCGGGCACCGAGTCGGCGCGGATGGGCGAGTTCATCGATCGCACGATGGAGCTCCACAAGCTCTACCTCGATCGACTCCAGAGCGTCGGCGACGAGCGCGCGGCGGTGCTCGCGCCGATCACCGGCATCTTCGATCTTCCGCGCCCCGACTTCGCGGCGGTGCTCGAGACGCTCGCGCCGATCGATCGCGGCATGGCGCACTGGGGCAAGAAGGCGCGCGAGCTCGCGGCGAAGAAGGCGGGCTCGGTGCCGCTCGACGTCGAGGAGATCGCGGCGGTCGTGCTCTACACGCTCGAGACCGCGCTCTACAAGAAGCTCAACGCGGCGCTGCGCGATCCCGATCGCCGCGCGGCGGATCTCTATCGCGCGTACCTGCGCCTCCTGCTCTCGGGGCTCTCGAAGCTGCCGGCGAGCGACGCGGTGCTCTATCGCGGGGTCGCCAAGGATCTGCGCAGCGAGTATCCGCGTGGCGGCACGATCACGTGGTGGGGCGTGTCGTCGTGCACGTCGAAGCTCGCGGTGGCGCGCGGGTTCCTCGGCGCATCGGGGCGGCGCACGCTCTTCGAGGTGCACACGAGGAGCGCGGTGAGCATCCGCGATCTCAGCGCGTTCACCGGCGAAGAAGAGCTGGTGCTCGCGCCCGGCACGTCGCTGCTGGTGCGCGACGTGCGCTCCGAGAGCAGTGGCCTGACCACCGTTGTGCTCGAGGAGAGCACCCAGCCGAGGCTCGTCGCGTGA
- a CDS encoding S-adenosylmethionine:tRNA ribosyltransferase-isomerase: MRAATEAARARRDGRLLVVDASGRIAHHARGALPEVLRAGDLLVVNDSGTLPASLRGTHLRTGATIEVRLAARLTLDAREIRAWRAIVFGEGDWRARTEDRPPPPVLRPGDRLALGATLRAEIADLDGHPRLVLLTFEGTARDVWEGIAREGAPVQYSHLRAPLALWDAQTAIAGPPVSVEPPSAGFVLDHAMLDRLAARGIELAMLTHAAGLSSSGDPTLDARFPLPEPYAIPDATARAIARARHEGRRVVALGTTVVRALESAAAYDGEVHAGPGIATLRLGPARPPRVVDAIVSGMHEPETSHHALLEGFAPRARLLEAAREAEARGYLAHEFGDACLVERAA; the protein is encoded by the coding sequence GTGAGGGCGGCGACCGAAGCGGCCCGCGCACGACGCGACGGACGGCTGCTGGTGGTCGACGCGTCGGGACGCATCGCGCACCACGCGCGCGGCGCGCTGCCCGAGGTGCTGCGGGCAGGCGATCTGCTCGTCGTGAACGACTCGGGCACCCTCCCCGCGTCGCTGCGCGGCACCCATCTGCGCACCGGCGCGACGATCGAGGTGCGCCTCGCGGCGCGGCTGACCCTCGATGCGCGCGAGATCCGCGCGTGGCGCGCGATCGTCTTCGGGGAAGGCGACTGGCGGGCGCGCACCGAGGATCGCCCGCCGCCGCCGGTGTTGCGGCCCGGGGATCGCCTCGCGCTCGGCGCGACGCTGCGCGCCGAGATCGCGGACCTCGACGGGCACCCCCGCCTCGTGCTGCTGACGTTCGAGGGCACGGCGCGCGACGTGTGGGAAGGGATCGCGCGCGAGGGCGCACCGGTGCAGTACAGCCACCTGCGCGCGCCGCTCGCGCTCTGGGATGCACAGACCGCGATCGCCGGTCCACCGGTCTCGGTCGAGCCTCCGTCGGCGGGGTTCGTGCTCGATCACGCGATGCTCGATCGGCTCGCGGCGCGCGGCATCGAGCTCGCGATGCTGACCCACGCGGCCGGGCTCTCGAGCAGCGGCGATCCCACGCTCGATGCGCGCTTCCCGCTGCCCGAGCCCTACGCGATCCCCGATGCGACGGCGCGCGCGATCGCCCGCGCGCGGCACGAGGGACGACGCGTCGTCGCGCTGGGCACGACGGTGGTGCGCGCGCTCGAGAGCGCGGCCGCGTACGACGGAGAGGTGCACGCCGGGCCGGGCATCGCGACGTTGCGGCTCGGCCCCGCGCGCCCGCCGCGGGTGGTCGACGCGATCGTGTCGGGCATGCACGAGCCCGAGACCAGCCATCACGCGCTGCTCGAGGGCTTCGCGCCCCGCGCGCGCCTGCTCGAGGCAGCGCGCGAGGCCGAGGCGCGGGGCTATCTCGCGCACGAGTTCGGAGATGCGTGCCTCGTCGAGCGCGCCGCGTGA
- a CDS encoding DinB family protein, which yields MTPELARVMARYNRWMNDKLYAVAEKLTDEERKADRGAFFRSVHGTFNHLLLADRVWLGRFTGAQLQPGELGPGGIRALDQELYASFDELRRERAKTDDELEAFVATLTEETLAGPLRYSRRGVANEFPLWHAVAHVFNHQTHHRGQVTTLLMQAGHDPGVTDLVAMLRA from the coding sequence ATGACCCCCGAACTCGCCCGCGTGATGGCTCGTTACAACCGCTGGATGAACGACAAGCTCTACGCCGTCGCGGAGAAGCTCACGGACGAGGAGCGCAAAGCCGATCGCGGCGCGTTCTTCCGCTCCGTGCACGGAACGTTCAACCATCTCCTCCTCGCCGATCGCGTGTGGCTGGGGCGCTTCACCGGCGCCCAGCTGCAGCCGGGCGAGCTCGGACCGGGCGGCATCCGCGCACTCGATCAGGAGCTCTATGCGAGCTTCGACGAGCTCCGTCGCGAGCGGGCGAAGACCGATGACGAGCTCGAAGCGTTCGTCGCGACGCTGACCGAGGAGACGCTCGCCGGGCCGCTGCGGTACTCGCGCCGCGGCGTCGCGAACGAGTTTCCGCTCTGGCACGCGGTCGCCCACGTGTTCAATCACCAGACGCACCACCGCGGCCAGGTGACGACGCTCCTCATGCAGGCCGGCCACGATCCGGGCGTGACGGATCTCGTGGCGATGCTCCGGGCGTGA
- a CDS encoding sigma 54-interacting transcriptional regulator, with amino-acid sequence MREATTWDAPSATSITRDQTACVVVTAGPARGVHDLPRDAELAIGRSRSSAIAIDDPAVSRLHATLRWDGGEHAMLVDHGSRNGSLVDGIRVSGEVAVRSGSEIAIGPARLVVVLPRASAPGEIDAPGDPAMRRVEVLARRASACDLPVLIVGETGAGKEVLARRVHERSGRARKAFVAVNCGSIPETLAEATLFGHEKGAFTGAHARREGVFEAASGGTLFLDEIGELSLAMQVRLLRALEERVVTRVGGTAPVAVDVRVIAATNRDLDAMAKQGLFRRDLLYRLDVLRIAIPPLRERPDDVIALATEHLREIAEDVRLAPDAIALLRGYAWPGNVRELRNAIARAVALRDSEVLSARDFATLLERERGVVGAGAGILRGRVDDAERQAIEDALAACGGNQTRAAARLGISRRALIYKLEKHGLKAPPRA; translated from the coding sequence ATGCGGGAAGCGACGACCTGGGACGCGCCGAGCGCGACGTCGATCACGCGCGATCAGACCGCGTGCGTGGTGGTGACCGCGGGTCCCGCGCGCGGCGTGCACGATCTGCCGCGCGACGCCGAGCTCGCGATCGGACGCAGCCGCTCGTCGGCGATCGCGATCGACGATCCCGCGGTGAGCCGCCTCCACGCGACGCTGCGGTGGGACGGCGGTGAGCACGCGATGCTCGTCGATCACGGCTCGCGCAACGGCAGCCTCGTCGACGGAATTCGGGTCTCGGGCGAGGTCGCGGTGCGCTCGGGCAGCGAGATCGCGATCGGCCCGGCGCGCCTCGTCGTCGTGCTCCCGCGCGCGAGCGCGCCCGGAGAGATCGATGCGCCCGGCGATCCCGCGATGCGACGCGTCGAGGTGCTCGCGCGGCGCGCGTCGGCGTGTGATCTGCCGGTGCTGATCGTCGGCGAGACCGGCGCCGGCAAGGAAGTGCTCGCGCGTCGTGTGCACGAGCGCAGCGGGCGCGCGCGCAAGGCGTTCGTCGCGGTGAACTGCGGATCGATCCCCGAGACGCTCGCCGAGGCGACGCTGTTCGGGCACGAGAAGGGCGCGTTCACCGGTGCCCACGCGCGGCGCGAGGGTGTGTTCGAGGCGGCGAGCGGAGGCACGCTGTTCCTCGACGAGATCGGTGAGCTCTCGCTCGCGATGCAGGTGCGCCTGCTGCGCGCGCTCGAGGAGCGGGTGGTCACTCGGGTCGGCGGCACCGCGCCGGTCGCGGTCGACGTGCGGGTGATCGCCGCGACCAACCGCGATCTCGACGCGATGGCGAAGCAGGGCCTCTTCCGGCGCGATCTGCTGTACCGCCTCGACGTGCTGCGGATCGCGATCCCGCCGCTGCGCGAGCGGCCCGACGACGTGATCGCGCTCGCGACCGAGCACCTCCGCGAGATCGCCGAGGACGTGCGGCTCGCGCCCGATGCGATCGCGCTGCTGCGCGGCTACGCGTGGCCGGGCAACGTGCGCGAGCTGCGCAACGCGATCGCGCGGGCGGTCGCGCTGCGCGACTCCGAGGTGCTGAGCGCGCGCGACTTCGCGACGCTGCTGGAGCGCGAGCGCGGCGTGGTCGGCGCGGGCGCCGGCATCCTCCGAGGGCGCGTCGACGATGCCGAGCGACAGGCGATCGAGGACGCGCTCGCCGCGTGCGGGGGCAACCAGACGCGGGCAGCCGCGCGCCTGGGGATCTCGCGCCGCGCGCTCATCTACAAGCTCGAGAAGCACGGGCTGAAGGCGCCGCCTCGCGCGTGA
- a CDS encoding creatininase family protein: protein MANETIPLFELSHREARALCARGVRVWLPVNPVEYHGPHLSLHNDRLISTGLAREVHALLCGEHEPFVVAADLEVGCDPTPGPGTRTLPFPIVRDTVMEACRALRSLGAHRVIAMTWHGAPLHSLAIEPGLAWLRERGVAALNPFNEALRELCRLDGTRFVRAFDHIKDTRERARMIETLRHDFHAGFFETSMALHYAPHSVRGWQDVPPCPTIVPDRAMIHASRVARGMGKDELAGELELIAMALGWHALSPFPGYTSAPHLARPESGKVFADEIAKSCAKLIDDVLEGRREAPEPPMRWIAKLTANGRLQPKPKGA, encoded by the coding sequence ATGGCGAACGAGACGATTCCGCTCTTCGAGCTCTCCCATCGCGAGGCCCGTGCGCTCTGCGCGCGCGGCGTGCGCGTGTGGCTCCCGGTGAACCCGGTCGAGTACCACGGTCCACATCTCTCGCTGCACAACGACCGGCTCATCTCGACCGGCCTCGCGCGCGAGGTGCACGCGTTGCTGTGCGGCGAGCACGAGCCCTTCGTCGTCGCCGCGGATCTCGAGGTCGGGTGCGATCCCACGCCCGGCCCGGGCACCCGCACGCTGCCCTTCCCGATCGTGCGCGACACCGTGATGGAGGCGTGCCGCGCGCTGCGATCGCTCGGCGCGCACCGCGTGATCGCGATGACGTGGCACGGCGCGCCGCTGCACTCGCTCGCGATCGAGCCCGGCCTCGCGTGGCTGCGCGAGCGCGGCGTGGCGGCGCTCAACCCGTTCAACGAGGCGCTCCGCGAGCTGTGCCGGCTCGACGGGACGCGCTTCGTGCGCGCGTTCGATCACATCAAGGACACGCGCGAGCGCGCGCGCATGATCGAGACGCTGCGGCACGACTTCCACGCCGGCTTCTTCGAGACGTCGATGGCGCTGCACTACGCGCCGCACTCGGTGCGCGGCTGGCAGGACGTGCCGCCCTGCCCGACGATCGTGCCCGATCGCGCGATGATCCACGCCTCGCGCGTCGCGCGCGGGATGGGCAAGGACGAGCTCGCGGGCGAGCTCGAGCTCATCGCGATGGCGCTCGGATGGCACGCGCTCTCGCCCTTCCCCGGCTACACGAGCGCGCCGCACCTCGCGCGCCCCGAGAGCGGCAAGGTGTTCGCCGACGAGATCGCGAAGAGCTGCGCGAAGCTGATCGACGACGTCCTCGAGGGACGACGCGAAGCGCCCGAGCCGCCGATGCGCTGGATCGCGAAGCTGACCGCGAACGGGCGCCTGCAGCCGAAGCCGAAGGGCGCTTGA
- a CDS encoding TetR/AcrR family transcriptional regulator encodes MPRTADERTWGGQELSERHREVLRAALHLFAERGYAGASLRELARRLGMQQPSLYHYFRSKEELVDQILTTFGFGGVQSVPAGTSIPDRVEDLPRALGDIVEAMYEQTDWPIFVRFLFNLSLEQPLYAERLRVMFVETVGGLFTTMLSHYVDSGQVDAREIELLSRMVVNAIGLLYIEQYVVFPQGAGRGHAMRPYIDFVVRVAELALASRGPDGRIFPATTEKPVATPPARGDRRTRGRGRPAGR; translated from the coding sequence ATGCCGCGGACCGCGGACGAGCGCACGTGGGGCGGCCAGGAGCTGAGCGAGCGACATCGCGAGGTCCTGCGCGCCGCGCTGCATCTCTTCGCGGAGCGCGGCTACGCGGGCGCGAGCCTGCGCGAGCTCGCGCGTCGGCTCGGGATGCAGCAGCCCAGCCTCTACCACTACTTCCGCAGCAAGGAAGAGCTGGTCGATCAGATCCTCACGACGTTCGGGTTCGGCGGCGTGCAGAGCGTGCCCGCGGGCACGTCGATCCCCGATCGCGTCGAGGATCTGCCGCGCGCGCTCGGCGACATCGTCGAGGCGATGTACGAGCAGACCGACTGGCCGATCTTCGTGCGCTTCCTGTTCAACCTCTCGCTCGAGCAGCCGCTCTACGCGGAGCGCCTGCGCGTGATGTTCGTCGAGACGGTCGGCGGGCTCTTCACGACGATGCTCTCGCACTACGTCGACTCGGGGCAGGTCGACGCGCGCGAGATCGAGCTGCTCTCGCGCATGGTCGTGAACGCGATCGGGCTGCTCTACATCGAGCAGTACGTCGTGTTCCCCCAGGGCGCGGGGCGCGGCCACGCGATGCGCCCGTACATCGACTTCGTGGTGCGAGTGGCCGAGCTCGCGCTCGCGTCGCGAGGCCCCGACGGGCGCATCTTCCCGGCCACCACCGAGAAGCCGGTGGCTACTCCGCCTGCGCGCGGAGATCGAAGAACTCGCGGGCGTGGCCGCCCGGCGGGACGGTGA
- a CDS encoding deoxyhypusine synthase family protein: MSTVRAFMDRHFLHFNSREVVDAAKAYEAHIKSGGKMMVTLAGAMSTARIGRILGRLIRQGYVHAICCTGANLEEDVFNLLAANDYKIIQDWRALRAEDEKALYDQGYNRVTDTCIPETIMRHLEERLIDVWSKAAKSGERKFESEFLFEVLGDPSLEQHYQIPKDDSWMLAAKEMGIPVYSPGWEDSTTGNMFAAACWRGDVSTHTVVKTGTEQMEHLMRWYLDASGYNAMKKQGASKLDKPSVGFFQIGGGIAGDFAICAVPAMIQDLEMEDCPFWGYFAQISDAVTSYGGYSGAVPNEKITWGKLEVDTPKYMIQSDATIVAPLIFAYLLGE; this comes from the coding sequence ATGAGCACCGTGCGCGCGTTCATGGACCGCCACTTCCTGCACTTCAACAGCCGCGAGGTCGTGGACGCCGCGAAGGCGTACGAGGCGCACATCAAGAGCGGCGGCAAGATGATGGTCACCCTCGCGGGCGCGATGAGCACCGCGCGCATCGGGCGCATCCTCGGTCGCCTCATCCGCCAGGGCTACGTGCACGCGATCTGCTGCACCGGCGCGAACCTCGAGGAGGACGTGTTCAACCTCCTCGCCGCGAACGACTACAAGATCATCCAGGACTGGCGAGCGCTGCGCGCCGAGGACGAGAAGGCGCTCTACGACCAGGGCTACAACCGCGTCACCGACACCTGCATCCCCGAGACGATCATGCGCCACCTCGAGGAGCGCCTGATCGACGTGTGGAGCAAGGCCGCCAAGAGCGGTGAGCGCAAGTTCGAGAGCGAGTTCCTCTTCGAGGTGCTCGGCGATCCCTCGCTCGAGCAGCACTACCAGATCCCGAAGGACGACTCGTGGATGCTCGCCGCGAAGGAGATGGGCATCCCGGTCTACTCGCCCGGCTGGGAGGACTCGACCACCGGCAACATGTTCGCGGCCGCGTGCTGGCGCGGTGACGTGTCGACGCACACCGTCGTGAAGACCGGCACCGAGCAGATGGAGCACCTGATGCGTTGGTACCTCGACGCGTCGGGCTACAACGCGATGAAGAAGCAGGGCGCGTCGAAGCTCGACAAGCCGAGCGTCGGCTTCTTCCAGATCGGCGGCGGCATCGCGGGCGACTTCGCGATCTGCGCGGTGCCCGCGATGATCCAGGACCTCGAGATGGAAGACTGCCCGTTCTGGGGCTACTTCGCGCAGATCAGCGACGCGGTCACGAGCTACGGCGGCTACAGCGGCGCGGTGCCCAACGAGAAGATCACGTGGGGCAAGCTCGAGGTCGACACGCCGAAGTACATGATCCAGAGCGACGCGACCATCGTCGCGCCGCTGATCTTCGCGTACCTGCTCGGCGAGTGA
- a CDS encoding helix-turn-helix transcriptional regulator, with protein MPERPSRFASSLFAFVASTLAPHRNPVTCVLAGLDRPLAVCTPSERIEGDIVIIRPDVEHRVEIHGRAKVLYFDGLEFPLTAALAARVPPELAALAVDALGSDAAAQAELRIRFSRGRARAPAVVARAIEAIVADPMLRMGQAELAHRLGVERTQAMRAFKLATGMTFRGLKRWTALCAATRRIAEGELVRTAAMDAGFADTAHLTRTFRATFGTTPTLATADRRSLHGALEPRTAPSRRPRGPRAPL; from the coding sequence ATGCCCGAGCGTCCGTCGCGCTTCGCGAGCTCGCTCTTCGCGTTCGTCGCGAGCACCCTGGCGCCGCACCGCAACCCCGTGACCTGCGTCCTCGCCGGCCTCGACCGGCCGCTCGCCGTCTGCACGCCGTCGGAGCGCATCGAGGGGGACATCGTGATCATCCGCCCGGACGTCGAGCATCGGGTGGAGATCCACGGACGCGCGAAGGTGCTGTACTTCGACGGCCTCGAGTTTCCGCTCACCGCAGCGCTCGCGGCCCGTGTGCCACCCGAGCTCGCCGCGCTCGCGGTGGATGCGCTGGGCTCGGACGCGGCCGCTCAGGCGGAGCTGCGCATCCGCTTCTCGCGGGGTCGAGCGCGAGCGCCGGCCGTGGTCGCGCGGGCCATCGAGGCCATCGTCGCCGACCCGATGTTGCGGATGGGGCAGGCGGAGCTCGCGCATCGGCTCGGGGTCGAGCGCACGCAGGCGATGCGTGCGTTCAAGCTCGCCACGGGCATGACGTTCCGCGGGCTCAAGAGGTGGACGGCGCTCTGTGCGGCGACCCGCCGGATCGCCGAGGGTGAGCTGGTGCGGACCGCGGCGATGGACGCAGGCTTCGCCGACACCGCGCATCTCACCCGCACGTTCCGCGCGACCTTCGGGACCACGCCGACGCTGGCGACCGCCGATCGTCGATCGCTGCACGGAGCGCTCGAACCACGAACGGCACCCAGCCGCCGACCTCGAGGTCCACGAGCCCCTCTCTGA
- a CDS encoding SDR family NAD(P)-dependent oxidoreductase — protein sequence MSETNVWKDRRVIVTGGTSGLGLATARALVSRGARVGIVARTRERVLAVERESDRVVGVVGDVARKEDVHPIAVQLIGRLGGLDVLVNNASSLGPVPLRSWADTECEDLEAALAANVLGPHRLTRALLGALLEAPSRGSNAVVVNVTSDAAVNAYAGWGAYSASKAALLHATKIWDAELASRGVRFVSFDPGDMDTPMHAAALPDADPSTLKRPERSAEELLAVIETTMRRGAS from the coding sequence ATGAGCGAGACGAACGTGTGGAAGGACCGGCGCGTGATCGTGACCGGTGGGACCTCGGGGCTGGGGCTCGCGACCGCGCGCGCGCTGGTGTCGCGCGGGGCGCGGGTGGGCATCGTGGCGCGCACGCGCGAGCGGGTGCTCGCGGTGGAGCGCGAGAGCGATCGTGTCGTCGGTGTGGTGGGCGACGTCGCGCGCAAGGAGGACGTGCATCCGATCGCGGTGCAGCTGATCGGGCGGCTCGGTGGGCTCGACGTGCTGGTGAACAACGCGTCGAGCCTCGGGCCGGTGCCGCTGCGATCGTGGGCCGACACCGAGTGCGAAGATCTCGAGGCCGCGCTCGCCGCGAACGTGCTCGGGCCGCATCGCCTCACGCGCGCGCTGCTCGGTGCGCTGCTCGAGGCGCCGTCGCGGGGATCGAACGCGGTGGTGGTGAACGTGACGAGCGACGCCGCGGTGAACGCGTACGCGGGCTGGGGCGCGTACTCGGCGAGCAAGGCCGCGCTGCTCCACGCGACGAAGATCTGGGATGCGGAGCTGGCGTCGCGCGGCGTGCGCTTCGTGTCGTTCGACCCGGGCGACATGGACACTCCGATGCACGCAGCCGCGCTGCCCGATGCCGATCCCAGCACGCTGAAGCGCCCCGAGCGCAGCGCCGAGGAGCTGCTCGCGGTGATCGAGACGACGATGCGGCGAGGTGCATCGTGA
- the ung gene encoding uracil-DNA glycosylase, with protein MPILGAELEKPYWRELTEFVAAERALHEVFPADDEVFAALERTSFDDVRVVLLGQDPYPTPGHAHGLCFSVREGVKPPASLANMYRELESDLGVPIATTGSLTKWAERGMLLLNTVLTVRAREANSHQKRGWETFTDAILSALSARERPMVFVLWGTAAKKKEKLLDATRHRVVSGAHPSPLSIKHFKGSKPFSKIDAALRGIGEAPFDWTL; from the coding sequence ATGCCGATCCTGGGTGCCGAGCTCGAGAAGCCGTACTGGCGCGAGCTTACGGAATTCGTCGCCGCGGAGCGGGCGCTGCACGAGGTGTTTCCCGCCGACGACGAGGTGTTCGCCGCGCTCGAGCGCACGTCGTTCGACGACGTGCGCGTGGTGCTGCTGGGACAAGACCCCTATCCGACCCCGGGGCACGCCCACGGGCTGTGTTTCTCGGTGCGCGAAGGGGTGAAGCCGCCCGCGTCGCTGGCGAACATGTACCGCGAGCTCGAGAGCGATCTCGGGGTGCCGATCGCGACGACCGGCTCGCTCACCAAGTGGGCGGAGCGCGGGATGCTCTTGCTCAACACCGTGCTCACGGTGCGGGCGCGCGAGGCCAACTCGCATCAGAAGCGCGGCTGGGAGACGTTCACCGACGCGATCCTGTCGGCGCTCTCGGCGCGCGAGCGACCGATGGTGTTCGTGCTGTGGGGGACCGCGGCGAAGAAGAAGGAGAAGCTGCTCGACGCGACGCGGCATCGCGTGGTCTCGGGCGCGCATCCGTCGCCGCTCTCGATCAAACACTTCAAGGGATCGAAGCCGTTCTCGAAGATCGACGCGGCGCTGCGCGGCATCGGCGAAGCGCCGTTCGACTGGACGCTGTGA
- a CDS encoding ester cyclase: protein MNVTDGRPITARNKANYVAAKAAYNARELDRCLAFYAPEHQILSQPTPPGREHIRAFLEGTFAGWPDLRLEVAHVVAEDDWVMGRCIATATHTTAVMAVPPTGKQVVTTFWDLHRFDDAGLIVQSWNLMDSLALMQQLGLAPSR from the coding sequence GTGAACGTCACCGACGGTCGTCCGATCACCGCCCGGAACAAGGCCAACTACGTCGCCGCCAAGGCAGCCTACAACGCGCGCGAGCTCGACCGGTGCCTCGCGTTCTATGCGCCAGAGCACCAGATCCTGTCGCAGCCGACGCCGCCTGGTCGCGAGCACATCCGTGCGTTCCTGGAGGGAACGTTCGCTGGCTGGCCCGACCTCCGACTGGAGGTCGCCCACGTCGTCGCGGAAGACGACTGGGTGATGGGCCGCTGCATCGCCACCGCGACGCACACGACGGCGGTGATGGCGGTGCCGCCGACCGGCAAGCAGGTCGTGACGACGTTCTGGGACCTGCACCGATTCGACGACGCAGGTCTCATCGTGCAGTCGTGGAACCTCATGGACAGCCTCGCCCTCATGCAGCAGCTGGGGTTGGCTCCCTCGCGCTGA